A region from the Triticum urartu cultivar G1812 chromosome 1, Tu2.1, whole genome shotgun sequence genome encodes:
- the LOC125508029 gene encoding uncharacterized protein LOC125508029 isoform X1 yields MGNCKSSSRARLGKAHVVPDSEWRMQDFGKTHVPDLEWRINDFSSLLETGAKSAKSDAFHCSGYNWYLQVSPMHKEIGSETPYVALCLKISQANMVPGHTVHVVFELSIYNHTKGMYCGCKDTYNFHFKNTYSKEQCLIPLQELLKSSAFLVDDSCVFGVEILKIDVSSPEKKAVVVQKKDTTVQNLFVQKKGFVKGTYTWNMNNFLELDLDHFVRSPTFEVGGHKWYIRIYPRGDKYSTDCLSLYLFLDASDELHLESKKVVVMTLSILDQKNGKRLTATSGLLVFTGGHGWGWADFLGLMKLKDPSGGYVVGSSCIVKADLTIVGSSNDG; encoded by the exons ATGGGCAACTGCAAGAGTTCAT CTCGTGCACGCCTAGGAAAGGCCCATGTCGTTCCGGATTCAGAATGGAGGATGCAGGACTTTGGAAAGACCCATGTTCCTGATTTAGAATGGAGGATTAATGACTTCTCATCGCTGCTTGAGACAGGAGCTAAGTCAGCAAAATCTGACGCTTTTCACTGCTCTGGGTATAACTG GTACCTGCAAGTGAGTCCAATGCATAAGGAAATTGGTTCTGAAACGCCATATGTTGCTCTTTGTCTGAAGATATCCCAAGCAAATATGGTGCCAGGTCACACGGTGCATGTGGTTTTTGAGTTGTCAATATACAACCATACAAAAGGAATGTACTGCGGATGCAAAG ATACCTACAACTTCCATTTCAAGAATACCTACTCGAAGGAGCAATGCTTGATTCCTCTTCAGGAGCTACTGAAATCATCTGcttttctagttgatgatagttGTGTGTTTGGTGTGGAGATATTAAAAATTGATGTCTCTTCTCCTGAAAAGAAGGCTGTTGTGGTTCAGAAGAAGGATACCACAGTTCAGAACCTCTTTGTTCAGAAGAAGGGGTTCGTCAAAGGGACATACACTTGGAACATGAACAATTTCCTTGAACTGGACTTGGATCACTTTGTCCGTTCTCCTACATTTGAAGTTGGCGGGCATAAATG GTACATCCGCATCTATCCACGTGGTGACAAGTACAGCACTGATTGCCTCAGCTTGTACTTATTCCTGGATGCATCGGATGAGCTCCATCTCGAGTCCAAGAAGGTGGTTGTAATGACCCTGTCCATCCTGGACCAAAAGAATGGGAAACGCTTGACTGCAACTTCAG GTCTCTTGGTGTTTACTGGTGGACACGGCTGGGGATGGGCTGATTTCCTTGGACTCATGAAACTCAAGGACCCGTCGGGAGGCTATGTTGTGGGATCGAGCTGCATTGTGAAGGCGGATCTCACTATCGTTGGTTCATCCAATGATGGTTAG
- the LOC125508029 gene encoding ubiquitin C-terminal hydrolase 12-like isoform X2 encodes MGNCKSSSRARLGKAHVVPDSEWRMQDFGKTHVPDLEWRINDFSSLLETGAKSAKSDAFHCSGYLQVSPMHKEIGSETPYVALCLKISQANMVPGHTVHVVFELSIYNHTKGMYCGCKDTYNFHFKNTYSKEQCLIPLQELLKSSAFLVDDSCVFGVEILKIDVSSPEKKAVVVQKKDTTVQNLFVQKKGFVKGTYTWNMNNFLELDLDHFVRSPTFEVGGHKWYIRIYPRGDKYSTDCLSLYLFLDASDELHLESKKVVVMTLSILDQKNGKRLTATSGLLVFTGGHGWGWADFLGLMKLKDPSGGYVVGSSCIVKADLTIVGSSNDG; translated from the exons ATGGGCAACTGCAAGAGTTCAT CTCGTGCACGCCTAGGAAAGGCCCATGTCGTTCCGGATTCAGAATGGAGGATGCAGGACTTTGGAAAGACCCATGTTCCTGATTTAGAATGGAGGATTAATGACTTCTCATCGCTGCTTGAGACAGGAGCTAAGTCAGCAAAATCTGACGCTTTTCACTGCTCTGG GTACCTGCAAGTGAGTCCAATGCATAAGGAAATTGGTTCTGAAACGCCATATGTTGCTCTTTGTCTGAAGATATCCCAAGCAAATATGGTGCCAGGTCACACGGTGCATGTGGTTTTTGAGTTGTCAATATACAACCATACAAAAGGAATGTACTGCGGATGCAAAG ATACCTACAACTTCCATTTCAAGAATACCTACTCGAAGGAGCAATGCTTGATTCCTCTTCAGGAGCTACTGAAATCATCTGcttttctagttgatgatagttGTGTGTTTGGTGTGGAGATATTAAAAATTGATGTCTCTTCTCCTGAAAAGAAGGCTGTTGTGGTTCAGAAGAAGGATACCACAGTTCAGAACCTCTTTGTTCAGAAGAAGGGGTTCGTCAAAGGGACATACACTTGGAACATGAACAATTTCCTTGAACTGGACTTGGATCACTTTGTCCGTTCTCCTACATTTGAAGTTGGCGGGCATAAATG GTACATCCGCATCTATCCACGTGGTGACAAGTACAGCACTGATTGCCTCAGCTTGTACTTATTCCTGGATGCATCGGATGAGCTCCATCTCGAGTCCAAGAAGGTGGTTGTAATGACCCTGTCCATCCTGGACCAAAAGAATGGGAAACGCTTGACTGCAACTTCAG GTCTCTTGGTGTTTACTGGTGGACACGGCTGGGGATGGGCTGATTTCCTTGGACTCATGAAACTCAAGGACCCGTCGGGAGGCTATGTTGTGGGATCGAGCTGCATTGTGAAGGCGGATCTCACTATCGTTGGTTCATCCAATGATGGTTAG